A single region of the Candidatus Methylomirabilota bacterium genome encodes:
- a CDS encoding NAD(P)H-dependent oxidoreductase subunit E, translating to MRPETASTLAFSDEQLRRVRELQALYPERRAALLPVLRMAQETFGHIAPEVEAYVGELFDLSPAHVHEVVTFYTLFFQKPVGRHVLAVCHNLSCALLGAEDVIGHLQERLGIEAGETTPDRRVTLLRVECLCACEMAPMMQVDDDYVGPLTPETIDRVLEGLR from the coding sequence GTGAGGCCGGAGACCGCCTCGACCCTCGCGTTCTCCGATGAGCAGCTGCGCCGAGTGCGCGAGCTGCAGGCCCTGTACCCCGAGCGCCGCGCGGCCCTCCTCCCGGTCCTCCGGATGGCCCAGGAGACCTTCGGCCACATCGCCCCCGAGGTCGAGGCGTACGTGGGCGAGCTGTTCGACCTGTCGCCGGCGCACGTCCACGAGGTGGTGACCTTCTACACCCTCTTCTTCCAGAAGCCGGTCGGGCGGCACGTCCTCGCCGTCTGCCACAACCTCTCCTGCGCCCTCCTCGGGGCCGAGGACGTGATCGGCCACCTCCAGGAGCGTCTCGGCATCGAGGCGGGCGAGACGACGCCCGACCGGCGGGTCACCCTGCTGCGGGTCGAGTGCCTCTGCGCGTGCGAGATGGCGCCGATGATGCAGGTGGACGACGATTACGTGGGGCCGCTCACCCCCGAGACGATCGATCGGGTCCTGGAGGGCCTGCGCTGA
- a CDS encoding NADH-quinone oxidoreductase subunit D, whose amino-acid sequence MADPHEQPTRQVREIFLGEGTFPQPPPADGTENLLVNIGPSHPAMHGIIRIFAELDGERLVKTDVEIGYLHRGFEKHCEGGPYNNAMPYTDRLNYVSPLINNFGYASAVEKLLGIDVTERCQYIRVIMSEISRITDHLTCIGASAMELGAFTVFLYMIKAREFLWEVVEKVTGARLTISYGRVGGVKADLPPEFEPAVRQAFQETRTVLDEVHKLLTGNRIFVDRMKGIGVISREDAISYAITGPLLRACGVPFDVRRATPYWVYDRLDFEIPVGDVGDNYDRYLVRMAEMEQSMRIVEQALRAMPAGPVNVDFEGRPFTTPSEYVDRGKLGKTDGLLLVPITLSPNLRGQERPFHQAVNAPDKRAVLPSKEVTYGSIEGLMQHFMLIMDGFGIRPPAGEAYFAVEGANGELGFYVVSDGSDRPYRVRCRPPCLPPMAALHRMLEGGMMADMVPTFGSINMIAGELER is encoded by the coding sequence GTGGCGGACCCGCACGAGCAGCCGACCCGCCAGGTGCGAGAGATCTTCCTCGGCGAGGGGACGTTCCCGCAGCCGCCGCCGGCGGACGGCACCGAGAACCTGCTCGTCAACATCGGTCCGTCCCACCCGGCGATGCACGGCATCATCCGGATCTTCGCCGAGCTCGACGGGGAGCGGCTGGTCAAGACCGACGTCGAGATCGGCTACCTCCATCGAGGCTTCGAAAAGCACTGCGAGGGCGGTCCGTACAACAACGCCATGCCCTACACCGACCGGCTCAACTACGTGTCGCCCCTCATCAACAACTTCGGCTACGCCTCGGCCGTCGAGAAGCTCCTCGGGATCGACGTGACCGAGCGCTGCCAGTACATCCGCGTGATCATGAGCGAAATCTCGCGGATCACCGATCACCTCACGTGCATCGGCGCCAGCGCCATGGAGCTGGGGGCCTTCACCGTCTTCCTCTACATGATCAAGGCCCGGGAGTTCCTGTGGGAAGTGGTGGAGAAGGTGACGGGGGCGCGCCTCACCATCTCGTACGGGCGGGTGGGTGGCGTGAAGGCCGACCTGCCACCCGAGTTCGAGCCGGCCGTGCGCCAGGCCTTCCAGGAGACCCGGACGGTTCTCGACGAGGTCCACAAGCTCCTGACCGGCAACCGCATCTTCGTCGATCGGATGAAGGGCATCGGGGTCATCTCCCGGGAGGACGCGATCAGCTACGCGATCACCGGTCCCCTCCTGCGCGCCTGCGGCGTCCCGTTCGACGTCCGGCGGGCGACGCCCTACTGGGTCTACGACCGGCTGGACTTCGAGATCCCGGTGGGCGACGTCGGCGACAACTACGATCGCTACCTGGTCCGGATGGCCGAGATGGAACAGTCGATGCGGATCGTCGAGCAGGCCCTCCGCGCCATGCCGGCCGGGCCGGTGAACGTGGACTTCGAAGGGCGGCCCTTCACGACGCCCTCGGAGTACGTCGACCGGGGAAAGCTCGGCAAGACCGACGGCCTGCTCCTCGTGCCCATCACGCTCTCACCGAACCTCCGGGGTCAGGAGCGTCCCTTTCACCAGGCGGTGAACGCGCCGGACAAGCGCGCGGTCCTGCCGTCCAAGGAGGTCACCTACGGCTCGATCGAGGGCCTGATGCAGCACTTCATGCTGATCATGGATGGCTTCGGGATCCGGCCGCCGGCGGGCGAGGCCTACTTCGCGGTTGAGGGGGCCAACGGGGAGCTCGGCTTCTACGTCGTCTCCGACGGCTCCGATCGGCCCTACCGGGTGCGCTGCCGGCCGCCGTGCCTGCCGCCGATGGCCGCGCTCCACCGCATGCTGGAGGGCGGCATGATGGCCGACATGGTCCCGACGTTCGGGTCGATCAATATGATTGCCGGCGAGCTCGAGCGGTGA
- a CDS encoding NADH-quinone oxidoreductase subunit C, which translates to MDGSAILARLQERFGAAVLATHDHRGDHTAVVDRGVVLDVLRFCRDEPALRLDMLMDLTAVDYLNYPGREAGPRFEIVYILYSVSENHRVRVKVGVEEDDPVVPTAVPLWGIANWYEREVWDMFGIRFDGHPDPRRLLMYEEFVGHPLRKDYPMNRRQPLVGPRN; encoded by the coding sequence ATGGACGGATCGGCGATTCTCGCGCGGCTCCAGGAGCGCTTCGGTGCGGCCGTCCTGGCCACCCACGATCACCGCGGCGACCACACCGCGGTCGTGGACCGGGGGGTGGTCCTCGACGTCCTCCGGTTCTGCCGGGACGAGCCGGCGCTCCGGCTCGACATGCTGATGGACCTCACGGCGGTCGACTACCTCAACTATCCGGGGCGGGAGGCGGGCCCCCGCTTCGAGATCGTCTACATCCTCTACTCGGTGTCGGAAAACCACCGGGTGCGGGTCAAGGTGGGCGTGGAGGAGGACGACCCGGTCGTGCCGACGGCGGTGCCGCTGTGGGGGATCGCCAACTGGTACGAGCGCGAGGTCTGGGACATGTTCGGGATCCGCTTTGACGGCCACCCGGACCCCCGGCGTCTCCTCATGTACGAGGAGTTCGTGGGACACCCGCTCCGGAAGGATTACCCGATGAACCGGCGGCAGCCGCTGGTCGGCCCCCGGAACTGA
- a CDS encoding NADH-quinone oxidoreductase subunit B, translated as MGLGEFFTTKLDEAIGWARKYSIFQYPFVTACCGMEYMATACSHYDVDRFGAGLPRFSPRQADVLFVVGTINHKMAPVLKRVYDQMTEPKWVVAFGVCTCTGGFYDNYAVVQGIDTIIPVDVYIPGCPPRPESVLDGLMKLQEKIVAEKQR; from the coding sequence GTGGGACTAGGGGAGTTCTTCACGACCAAGCTCGATGAAGCCATCGGCTGGGCGCGGAAATACTCCATCTTCCAGTATCCGTTCGTGACCGCGTGCTGCGGCATGGAATACATGGCGACGGCCTGCTCGCACTACGACGTGGATCGCTTCGGCGCCGGACTCCCCCGGTTCTCGCCGCGCCAGGCCGACGTGCTCTTCGTGGTCGGCACGATCAACCACAAGATGGCGCCGGTCCTCAAGCGCGTCTACGACCAGATGACCGAGCCGAAGTGGGTGGTGGCCTTCGGGGTCTGCACCTGCACCGGCGGGTTCTACGACAACTATGCGGTGGTCCAGGGGATCGACACCATCATCCCGGTGGACGTGTACATCCCCGGCTGCCCGCCGCGCCCGGAGAGCGTGCTGGACGGCCTGATGAAGCTCCAGGAGAAGATCGTCGCCGAGAAGCAGCGGTAG
- the ndhC gene encoding NADH-quinone oxidoreductase subunit A, with translation MGGGERQLALPPHDGLTAVQYVPILMVFAVCAGVAGLLAWLPSVLGPRRPSPVKLESFECGKVPIALPEGRFAIKFSTTAIMFIIFDIELMFVFPWTVVYRELGLFGFWTMLFYLGVLMLGLLYDWRKGGLEWD, from the coding sequence GTGGGTGGGGGGGAGCGGCAGCTGGCGCTCCCGCCCCACGATGGACTGACCGCCGTGCAGTACGTGCCGATCCTGATGGTCTTCGCGGTGTGCGCCGGGGTGGCCGGCCTTCTGGCCTGGCTCCCGAGCGTGCTGGGACCCCGGCGCCCGTCGCCGGTCAAGCTCGAGTCCTTCGAATGCGGGAAGGTGCCGATCGCGCTCCCGGAGGGCCGCTTCGCCATCAAGTTCTCGACCACCGCGATCATGTTCATCATCTTCGACATCGAGCTGATGTTCGTCTTCCCGTGGACGGTGGTATACCGGGAGCTGGGTCTGTTCGGGTTCTGGACGATGCTCTTCTACCTCGGGGTGCTGATGCTGGGGCTGCTCTACGACTGGCGCAAGGGGGGCCTGGAGTGGGACTAG
- the lipA gene encoding lipoyl synthase, translating into MRQALPVIQPDSLPGAQARKPAWLKVRAPGGPNYMRLQALMREQNLHTVCEEARCPNIGECWEARTATFMILGDVCTRRCGFCAVSHGRPVWEDWGEPDRVGRTVAQIGLEHVVVTSVNRDDLADGGAEIFARTIRAIRREAPACRVEVLIPDFQGSGPALTTVLEARPDVLNHNVETVPRLYRVVRPGARYERSLELFARARRHPTRPVTKSGIMLGLGETTEELRATMADLRGVDVQLLTLGQYLRPSPAHLPVVRYVPPDEFRGLATVGAELGFQHVEAGPLVRSSYHARKQLQAACQTPDPLGG; encoded by the coding sequence ATGAGACAGGCACTTCCGGTCATCCAGCCTGATTCGCTGCCGGGGGCCCAGGCGCGCAAGCCGGCCTGGCTGAAGGTGCGCGCCCCGGGCGGCCCGAACTACATGCGTCTCCAGGCCCTGATGCGCGAGCAGAACCTCCACACGGTCTGCGAGGAGGCGCGCTGTCCGAACATCGGCGAGTGCTGGGAGGCCCGGACCGCGACCTTCATGATCCTCGGCGACGTCTGCACCCGCCGGTGCGGGTTCTGCGCCGTCTCTCACGGCCGACCGGTCTGGGAGGATTGGGGCGAGCCCGACCGCGTGGGACGCACGGTGGCGCAGATCGGGCTCGAGCACGTGGTCGTCACCAGCGTGAACCGGGACGACCTGGCCGACGGCGGGGCGGAGATCTTCGCCCGGACCATTCGGGCGATCCGGCGCGAGGCGCCCGCCTGTCGCGTCGAGGTGCTGATTCCGGACTTCCAGGGCTCGGGGCCCGCGCTCACCACGGTGCTCGAGGCCCGGCCGGACGTGCTGAACCACAACGTGGAGACGGTGCCTCGACTCTACCGCGTGGTGCGGCCCGGGGCGCGGTACGAGCGGAGCCTCGAGCTCTTCGCGCGGGCGCGACGGCATCCCACGCGGCCGGTCACGAAGTCGGGGATCATGCTCGGGCTCGGCGAGACCACCGAGGAGCTGCGGGCGACCATGGCCGATCTGCGGGGCGTGGACGTCCAGCTCCTGACGCTCGGGCAGTACCTGCGTCCGTCGCCCGCGCATCTGCCCGTGGTCCGCTACGTGCCGCCGGACGAGTTCCGAGGGCTGGCCACCGTCGGGGCGGAGCTCGGCTTCCAGCACGTGGAGGCCGGCCCGCTCGTTCGCTCCTCGTATCACGCCCGGAAGCAGCTCCAGGCCGCCTGCCAGACGCCCGACCCGCTGGGAGGCTGA
- a CDS encoding ABC transporter permease, with translation MSTVLDATAGSAAPPARRSLSPGWLAWRVFLRNRAAVGGMVVVLAFFGIALGGLALTRGATPVLNPREVRLPDKLKPPLSRPNSDVVPAASRPRLGVYPLGTDELGRDVFARMLEGAFVSLSVGFVAVGIAVVVGCVMGGIAGHYGRARLPAPGWSVGAVGLGILAWVGVAMSRGAGRADVALWAGLGVLMLGTGLAGLFLRRPYALTMDTLITGLIDVMLCFPTFFLILTVIAVLKPSIWNIMIVIGLTSWEGTARFVRAEILSLREQEFVHAATAMGVSGPRTIRRHLLPNAVAPVLVSATLGIAGAILTESALSVLGFGVPPPDATWGNIIADGRKYLFDAPWLTLVPGTAIFLVVLAFNLFGEGLREAYNPKLRER, from the coding sequence ATGAGCACCGTGCTCGACGCCACCGCCGGCTCCGCGGCGCCCCCCGCGCGGCGGAGCCTTTCGCCGGGGTGGCTCGCCTGGCGCGTCTTCCTCCGGAATCGCGCCGCGGTGGGCGGGATGGTCGTGGTCCTGGCCTTCTTCGGCATCGCCCTCGGCGGGCTCGCCCTCACCCGGGGGGCGACTCCCGTCCTCAACCCACGCGAGGTCCGGCTGCCCGACAAGCTCAAGCCGCCGCTCAGCCGCCCGAATTCCGATGTCGTGCCGGCGGCGAGCCGGCCGCGCTTGGGCGTCTATCCCCTGGGGACGGACGAGCTGGGGCGAGACGTGTTCGCCCGCATGCTCGAGGGCGCCTTCGTCTCGCTCTCGGTCGGTTTCGTCGCCGTGGGCATCGCGGTCGTGGTCGGCTGCGTCATGGGGGGTATCGCCGGACACTACGGGCGGGCGCGCCTGCCGGCGCCCGGGTGGAGCGTCGGCGCGGTCGGGCTCGGGATCCTCGCCTGGGTGGGGGTGGCCATGAGCCGCGGCGCCGGGCGGGCCGACGTGGCGCTCTGGGCGGGGCTCGGCGTGCTCATGCTCGGCACCGGCCTGGCCGGCCTCTTCCTCCGCCGGCCCTACGCGCTCACCATGGACACGCTGATCACCGGCCTCATCGACGTGATGCTCTGCTTTCCGACGTTCTTTCTGATCCTGACCGTGATCGCCGTGCTGAAGCCCTCCATCTGGAACATCATGATCGTCATCGGGCTCACGAGCTGGGAAGGCACGGCGCGCTTCGTGCGAGCCGAGATCCTGTCGCTCCGCGAGCAGGAGTTCGTCCACGCCGCCACGGCCATGGGCGTGTCCGGCCCGCGCACGATCCGCCGGCATCTCCTGCCCAACGCCGTGGCGCCCGTGCTGGTCTCGGCCACCCTCGGCATCGCCGGCGCCATCCTCACCGAGTCGGCCCTCTCGGTCCTCGGCTTCGGTGTCCCGCCGCCCGACGCCACCTGGGGGAACATCATCGCCGACGGGCGCAAGTACCTCTTCGACGCGCCCTGGTTGACGCTGGTGCCGGGCACGGCGATCTTCCTCGTGGTCCTGGCCTTCAACCTGTTCGGCGAGGGGCTGAGGGAGGCCTACAACCCGAAGCTCCGGGAGCGGTAG
- a CDS encoding ABC transporter permease, with protein sequence MGAFLLRTAWKKVWTLFFVSIISFAVIHLAPGDPSQIDPLNPRFTKEQLQRYRAAFDLDKPLPVQYSRFYWKLFSGELRSFKDNQPVMPKILQRALNSLPLFVVGTVIVWCYAFPLGVASAVQRNSRFDKLTTVLVFALISIPGFYLSYLAIIFVVRTLEVDVFGLQTFGREGIRFLPWVMDRTWHLVLPSVLGATAGIAVLSRYVRSQMLEVVSSDYVRTARAKGLPEDQVLYGHALSNALLPFVTMFGLLLPGLIGGSVIFETIFAWPGIGRLGYEAILNRDYPVVISIGFLAAILTLIGTLLSDLLYMVVDPRIRL encoded by the coding sequence ATGGGCGCGTTCCTCCTCCGCACCGCCTGGAAGAAAGTCTGGACGCTCTTTTTCGTGTCGATCATCTCGTTCGCCGTCATCCACCTGGCCCCCGGCGATCCCAGCCAGATCGACCCGCTGAACCCGCGCTTCACCAAGGAGCAGCTCCAGCGCTACCGCGCCGCGTTCGATCTCGACAAGCCGCTGCCCGTCCAGTACTCCCGCTTCTACTGGAAGCTCTTCAGCGGCGAGCTGCGCTCGTTCAAGGACAACCAGCCGGTCATGCCCAAGATCCTCCAGCGCGCCCTGAACAGCCTGCCGCTCTTCGTGGTCGGGACCGTCATCGTCTGGTGCTACGCCTTTCCGCTCGGGGTCGCCTCGGCCGTGCAGCGGAACTCGCGCTTCGACAAGCTGACGACGGTGCTGGTCTTCGCCCTGATCTCCATTCCCGGCTTCTACCTCTCGTACCTGGCGATCATCTTCGTGGTCCGGACGCTGGAAGTGGACGTCTTCGGACTCCAGACGTTCGGCCGGGAGGGCATCCGGTTTCTCCCCTGGGTCATGGATCGCACGTGGCATCTGGTCCTGCCCTCCGTGCTCGGCGCGACGGCCGGGATCGCCGTGCTGTCGCGGTACGTCCGCTCCCAGATGCTCGAGGTCGTCAGCTCCGACTACGTCCGGACGGCGCGCGCCAAGGGGCTGCCCGAGGACCAGGTCCTCTACGGCCACGCCCTGTCGAACGCGCTCCTGCCGTTCGTGACCATGTTCGGCCTGCTCCTGCCCGGCCTGATCGGCGGGAGCGTCATCTTCGAGACGATCTTCGCCTGGCCGGGGATCGGCCGCCTCGGCTACGAGGCCATCCTCAACCGCGACTACCCGGTGGTCATCTCGATCGGCTTCCTGGCCGCCATCCTCACCCTCATCGGCACGCTCCTGTCCGACCTCCTGTATATGGTGGTCGACCCGAGAATCCGGCTGTAA
- a CDS encoding ABC transporter substrate-binding protein, giving the protein MSKKLFLLAAPTLVSVLLLQSYLWVPTFDDQARGDPRRLTRYISGSLADAAILNPTLSADSASSEINGLVFEGLIDRDENLNFRPRLAESWRIFEEAYLVADPGVRLGDGTPASAETLRARIQAAARQGALGPVDGVEVVPGATATTSVPDPTAPPPAKGARPPTVTLTVRRPDRIKLTLGAVDQDLFAKLDRVLAGYVKRLAPARYVDGPPAAVKALAEELAPVTEHNPVIVFALRRGVLFHDGHEFDSGDVRFTYETIMDPRNLSPRVSDFEPIKAVEPTGKYEVRVVYKRLFQPGFESWGMGILPAHLLNREALRQEAGSLGRDPDKYSVRDARFNRAPVGAGPFRFVEWRTDEYVKLARFDRYWEGPARFQDYYMRVLPDLVTEELTFYAGTTDAYGVQPHQVARLRNDPRFHTFSGLALGYTYIGYNMRRPPFQDARVRRALGMAINVQEIIDYVLYGQAERTTGPYPKQTDFYDPGVQPIPYDPAGALRLLEEAGYRRNSATGWLEKEGRPLAFTFITNHGNETRKAIMTIAQNAWRRLGIQVESLTLEWAVFIKERVNKLDFDAVVLGWSMGLDADLYQLFHASQTGEFQLNFVGYENPRADELIVRIRQEYDQPRQVAMARELHRLIAADQPYTFLYVGKWTALLDRKIVRLVRTEDGQPVYAPIVPTKLGGYTFHFNEWIKTPRPVELSPR; this is encoded by the coding sequence ATGTCGAAGAAGCTCTTCCTTCTCGCCGCCCCGACGCTGGTGAGCGTCCTGCTGCTCCAATCCTACCTCTGGGTCCCGACCTTCGATGACCAGGCCCGGGGTGACCCCCGGCGGCTCACGCGCTACATCAGCGGCTCCCTGGCCGACGCGGCGATCCTGAATCCCACGCTCTCGGCCGACTCGGCCTCGAGCGAGATCAACGGCCTCGTCTTCGAGGGTCTGATCGATCGCGACGAGAACCTGAACTTCCGGCCCCGGCTCGCCGAGTCCTGGCGGATCTTCGAGGAGGCGTACCTGGTGGCGGATCCGGGCGTGCGTCTCGGGGACGGCACGCCGGCCTCGGCCGAGACCCTGCGGGCGCGGATCCAGGCCGCCGCCCGGCAGGGCGCGCTCGGCCCCGTCGACGGGGTCGAGGTCGTCCCCGGCGCGACCGCGACGACGAGCGTGCCCGATCCGACGGCGCCGCCCCCGGCCAAGGGCGCTCGCCCGCCCACCGTGACGCTCACGGTGCGGCGGCCCGACCGGATCAAGCTCACGCTCGGCGCCGTCGATCAGGACCTCTTCGCCAAGCTGGATCGGGTCCTGGCGGGCTACGTGAAGCGGCTCGCCCCGGCCCGGTACGTCGACGGGCCTCCGGCCGCGGTGAAGGCGCTGGCCGAGGAGCTGGCGCCGGTGACCGAGCACAATCCGGTCATCGTCTTCGCGCTCCGGCGCGGCGTCCTCTTCCACGATGGGCACGAGTTCGACTCGGGGGACGTGAGGTTCACCTACGAGACGATCATGGATCCCCGCAACCTCTCGCCCCGCGTGTCCGACTTCGAGCCCATCAAGGCGGTGGAGCCGACGGGGAAGTACGAGGTGCGGGTCGTCTACAAGCGCCTGTTCCAGCCGGGGTTCGAAAGCTGGGGCATGGGGATCCTGCCCGCGCACCTGCTGAACCGCGAGGCGCTCCGCCAGGAGGCAGGATCGCTCGGGCGGGACCCGGACAAGTACTCGGTGCGGGACGCCCGCTTCAACCGGGCGCCGGTCGGCGCGGGGCCCTTTCGCTTCGTGGAGTGGCGGACCGACGAGTACGTCAAGCTCGCGCGATTCGACCGCTACTGGGAGGGTCCGGCCCGGTTCCAGGACTACTACATGCGAGTGCTCCCGGACCTGGTGACCGAGGAGCTGACGTTCTACGCCGGGACGACGGATGCCTACGGCGTCCAGCCCCACCAGGTGGCGCGGCTCCGGAACGACCCCCGCTTCCACACGTTCTCGGGGCTAGCCCTGGGCTACACGTACATCGGGTACAACATGCGGCGGCCGCCGTTCCAGGACGCCCGGGTCCGGCGGGCGCTCGGCATGGCCATCAACGTCCAGGAGATCATCGACTACGTCCTCTACGGGCAGGCCGAGCGGACCACCGGCCCCTACCCGAAGCAGACCGACTTCTACGATCCGGGGGTCCAGCCGATTCCCTACGACCCGGCCGGCGCCCTCCGGCTCCTGGAGGAGGCGGGCTACCGCCGGAACTCCGCCACCGGCTGGCTCGAGAAGGAGGGACGGCCGCTGGCTTTCACCTTCATCACGAACCACGGGAACGAGACGCGGAAGGCGATCATGACGATCGCCCAGAACGCGTGGCGGCGGCTCGGGATCCAGGTGGAATCGCTGACCCTGGAGTGGGCGGTCTTCATCAAGGAGCGGGTCAACAAGCTCGACTTCGACGCCGTGGTGCTCGGCTGGTCCATGGGGCTCGACGCCGACCTCTACCAGCTCTTCCACGCGAGTCAGACCGGCGAGTTCCAGCTCAACTTCGTCGGCTACGAAAACCCGCGGGCCGACGAGCTCATCGTGCGGATCCGGCAGGAGTACGATCAGCCCCGGCAGGTGGCCATGGCGCGGGAGCTCCACCGGCTCATCGCCGCCGACCAGCCGTACACGTTCCTCTACGTCGGCAAGTGGACAGCCCTCCTGGACCGGAAGATCGTCCGGCTCGTGCGGACCGAGGACGGGCAGCCGGTGTACGCGCCCATCGTGCCGACCAAGCTCGGCGGCTATACCTTCCACTTCAACGAGTGGATCAAGACCCCCCGGCCGGTCGAGCTGTCGCCCCGATAG
- the secG gene encoding preprotein translocase subunit SecG gives MYIAIVVLHVLVSLSIIAIVLLQAGKGADIGSAFGGGGSQAVFGSMGTPTILGKITTTVAIIFMLTSFSLALLSARHASVVPATGPAQTPSAPAAPGEPATPGGPAPQSAPAPK, from the coding sequence GTGTACATCGCCATCGTCGTCCTGCACGTGCTGGTGTCGCTCTCCATCATCGCCATCGTCCTCCTCCAGGCGGGCAAGGGCGCCGACATCGGCTCGGCCTTCGGCGGGGGCGGCAGCCAGGCGGTCTTCGGCTCGATGGGAACGCCCACGATCCTGGGGAAGATCACGACGACCGTCGCCATCATCTTCATGCTGACCTCCTTCTCGCTGGCCCTCCTGTCCGCGCGCCACGCCTCCGTCGTGCCTGCCACCGGCCCCGCCCAGACGCCCTCGGCGCCGGCCGCCCCCGGCGAGCCGGCCACGCCCGGCGGACCGGCCCCCCAGTCCGCACCGGCGCCCAAATAG
- the tpiA gene encoding triose-phosphate isomerase, with amino-acid sequence MAVREPTVVANWKMHTSLAEARALAQAVRDGSEGLDGVRIVLCPPFTALAAVGPVLAGSDLGLGAQDAHWEAAGAFTGAISPAQVADAGARVVILGHSERRQVFGETDAVVQRKVRAALAHGLTPLLCVGETATERAAGTTAAVVTRQLGSALAERSADEIARCWVAYEPVWAIGTGQTATPAQAAEVHATLRDLLRREATRAVAERCPILYGGSIKPDNMAALMAEAEVDGGLVGGASLKAADFLAIVRAAREATGRRPPITGGV; translated from the coding sequence ATGGCCGTCCGGGAGCCGACCGTCGTCGCGAACTGGAAGATGCACACCTCGCTCGCCGAGGCGCGCGCGCTGGCCCAGGCCGTCCGCGACGGGAGCGAGGGACTCGACGGCGTCCGCATCGTGCTGTGCCCGCCGTTCACCGCGCTGGCGGCGGTCGGCCCGGTCCTGGCCGGGTCGGATCTCGGCCTCGGCGCCCAGGACGCCCACTGGGAGGCCGCCGGGGCGTTCACGGGCGCGATCTCGCCGGCCCAGGTGGCCGATGCCGGCGCCCGGGTGGTGATCCTCGGCCACTCGGAGCGGCGCCAGGTGTTCGGGGAGACCGACGCGGTGGTGCAGCGGAAGGTGCGGGCCGCGCTCGCCCACGGCCTCACGCCGCTCCTCTGCGTCGGCGAGACGGCCACCGAGCGGGCGGCGGGGACGACGGCGGCGGTGGTGACCCGTCAGCTCGGAAGCGCCCTGGCCGAGCGCTCGGCGGACGAGATCGCCCGATGCTGGGTCGCCTACGAGCCGGTGTGGGCCATCGGGACCGGACAGACGGCGACGCCGGCCCAGGCCGCCGAGGTCCACGCGACGCTCCGCGACCTCCTGCGGCGAGAGGCCACGCGCGCGGTTGCCGAACGCTGCCCGATCCTCTATGGTGGGAGCATCAAACCGGATAACATGGCGGCGCTGATGGCCGAGGCCGAGGTCGACGGGGGCCTCGTCGGAGGCGCCAGCCTGAAGGCTGCTGATTTCCTCGCCATCGTCCGGGCGGCGCGCGAGGCCACGGGCCGGCGCCCCCCGATAACCGGAGGAGTCTGA